A window of the Henckelia pumila isolate YLH828 chromosome 3, ASM3356847v2, whole genome shotgun sequence genome harbors these coding sequences:
- the LOC140890557 gene encoding L-ascorbate oxidase, which translates to MLKEIVCITTLIVLVGCIINVECGRVRHYKWEVKYEFKSPDCYKKLTIAINGRSPGPSIIAQQGDTIVVELTNSLLTENVAIHWHGIRQIGTPWSDGTQGVTQCPILPGETFVYKFVVDRAGTYLYHAHYGMQREAGLYGSIRVSLPDGEEEPYKYDYDRSIILTDWYHKSTYEQATGLSSIPFVWVGEPQSILIQGRGKFDCNTPAGIQSGLCNATNPECNPYSLTVIPGKTYRLRIGSLTALSALSFQIQGHNMTVVEADGHNVQPFQVKNLFIYSGETYSVLIHADQDPSTNYWLSAKVVSRNSTTPDGLAILNYYPNGKYPPNSSPPPVGPQWNDVSPRISQSLAIKALPGYIHPPPETSDRVILMLNTQNRINGYVRWSVNNVSFTLPHTPYLIAFKQKLLWHHAFDQTPPPDGYDPNHDIYTVAKNVNATSSNAVYRLEFNSTVDVILQNSNTMNPNNSETHPWHLHGHDFWVMGYGLGKFNQSSDPKKYNYVNPIMKNTVAVHPYGWTALRFRADNPGTWAFHCHIESHFYMGMGIVFEQGVDRVGNLPKSIMGCGNTRG; encoded by the exons atgcttaaaGAAATAGTTTGCATAACAACGTTGATTGTGTTGGTTGGTTGCATAATAAACGTAGAGTGCGGGAGGGTCAGACATTACAAATGGGAGGTGAAGTATGAGTTCAAGTCTCCGGATTGTTACAAGAAATTGACGATAGCGATAAACGGGAGAAGTCCGGGACCAAGCATCATCGCGCAGCAAGGAGACACCATTGTGGTGGAGCTAACCAACAGTTTGCTCACAGAAAATGTTGCAATCCATTGGCATGGAATTAGACAGATCGGAACACCTTGGTCGGATGGAACACAAGGGGTGACTCAGTGTCCGATTCTGCCTGGTGAGACATTCGTGTACAAATTTGTTGTGGACAGA GCAGGGACATATTTGTATCACGCTCACTATGGTATGCAAAGAGAAGCAGGGCTGTATGGGTCGATCCGAGTATCGTTGCCGGATGGAGAAGAGGAGCCCTACAAGTATGACTACGACAGAAGCATCATCCTCACTGATTGGTATCATAAGAGCACGTATGAGCAAGCTACTGGCCTTTCTTCTATCCCCTTTGTTTGGGTAGGGGAGCCTCAG TCCATTCTGATCCAAGGAAGAGGTAAATTCGATTGCAACACACCTGCAGGGATCCAGTCCGGCCTCTGCAACGCCACCAATCCCGAGTGCAATCCATACTCACTCACGGTTATCCCGGGCAAAACCTACCGCCTCCGCATAGGCAGCCTCACCGCCCTATCCGCGCTAAGCTTCCAAATCCAAGGCCACAATATGACCGTAGTGGAAGCAGATGGCCACAATGTGCAGCCATTCCAGGTTAAAAATCTCTTCATTTACTCCGGAGAAACCTATTCCGTCCTCATCCACGCCGATCAGGACCCCTCTACAAATTACTGGCTCTCCGCTAAAGTTGTGAGCAGGAACAGCACCACCCCCGATGGGCTAGCCATCCTCAACTATTATCCCAATGGAAAATATCCTCCTAATTCCTCTCCCCCTCCTGTTGGACCTCAATGGAACGATGTTTCCCCTCGAATTTCGCAGTCTCTGGCCATCAAAGCTCTCCCTGGATACATCCACCCTCCCCCGGAAACATCCGACAGGGTCATACTCATGCTCAACACACAGAACAGGATCAACGGATACGTCCGCTGGTCTGTCAATAACGTCTCGTTTACTCTTCCCCACACCCCTTATCTGATCGCGTTTAAGCAAAAACTACTCTGGCATCATGCTTTCGACCAGACACCGCCACCAGACGGGTATGATCCCAACCACGATATATACACGGTGGCCAAAAACGTGAACGCGACGAGCAGCAACGCGGTGTACCGGTTGGAGTTCAACTCGACTGTGGATGTGATCCTGCAGAATTCCAACACTATGAACCCCAACAACAGCGAGACTCACCCGTGGCATCTGCATGGGCATGACTTTTGGGTGATGGGCTATGGTTTGGGGAAGTTCAATCAATCGAGTGACCCAAAAAAGTACAACTACGTGAACCCAATAATGAAGAATACGGTGGCAGTGCATCCATATGGATGGACAGCGTTGAGATTTAGAGCAGATAATCCAGGGACTTGGGCTTTCCATTGTCATATAGAGTCACATTTCTACATGGGAATGGGGATTGTTTTTGAACAAGGGGTGGACAGAGTGGGCAACTTGCCTAAATCCATCATGGGCTGTGGAAACACCAGAGGATAG
- the LOC140893149 gene encoding uncharacterized protein yields MHCRYHHKMSRKGYIGLEAELREKNIIAEDEEVDRSILWRKAREDKSGIITSPDTSEVAEKIDDLLEKKEKGEFKVSGMNDVLTTALGSQEHHGRVRGVGGFVKPHVFFKTPRKKRESFQKTTTGNINEQLEETRLLKAELEKLKAQLASVLPIINDRSSEIVASNKSSEIQCPKQKQSKDMDPKLSKDLEDFYECGPPDMKGKKCHLAVKKCENVVAYGTVISEGGPNVMIHNVPLGKENFKVSVDVVLDETAMLPIPIKSGPTIVTDAIGAIVGWPKELVIFPKKKVL; encoded by the exons ATGCACTGTAGATATCACCACAAAATGTCTCGTAAGGGTTACATCGGATTGGAGGCTGAACTG AGGGAGAAAAACATAATTGCTGAAGACGAAGAAGTTGATAGATCGATTCTTTGGCGTAAAGCTCGTGAAGACAAATCTGGAATCATTACGAGTCCGGACACATCAGAAGTTGCTGAAAAAATT GATGACTTATTGGAGAAAAAGGAAAAAGGAGAATTCAAGGTTTCTGGAATGAATGATGTTTTAACCACTGCCTTAGGAAGTCAGGAACACCATGGAAGGGTTCGAGGTGTGGGAGGATTTGTAAAACCTCACGTTTTTTTTAAGACTCCAAGAAAAAAGAGGGAATCATTCCAGAAAACTACGACGGGAAACATCAATGAACAATTGGAGGAGACTAGACTTTTGAAGGCTGAATTAGAGAAGTTGAAGGCTCAACTTGCTAGTGTTTTGCCAATCATCAATGATCGAAGTTCTGAGATTGTAGCATCAAACAAGTCCTCAGAAATTCAATGTCCAAAGCAAAAACAATCGAAGGATATGGACCCAAAGTTGTCAAAGGATTTGGAAGATTTTTATGAATGCGGCCCTCCTGACATGAAG GGTAAAAAATGCCACCTTGCCGTCAAAAAATGTGAAAATGTGGTGGCGTATGGCACAGTAATATCAGAGGGAGGCCCAAATGTCATGATTCACAATGTTCCACTTGGGAAAGAGAACTTCAAGGTGTCTGTTGATGTTGTGTTAGATGAAACAGCAATGCTTCCAATCCCAATTAAGTCTGGACCAACAATCGTTACTGATGCAATTGGAGCCATTGTTGGTTGGCCTAAAGAGTTGGTAATTTTTCCAAAGAAAAAGGTATTGTGA